Proteins encoded within one genomic window of Ancylothrix sp. D3o:
- the drmA gene encoding DISARM system helicase DrmA: MNILQLPSILPGDLDLAAINQQLRERTAQLDWSAVVSAPEAHLAILLEGLKLDQDADVLDLEDSTMSETIALRVVEVLQNTKPKTKKSSSQPKPASPVTPAVWKQSPPPEPPLVTSEAPETEEPASVSEIVPVVSSAATEKAEKSLKLAITESNSQPILERSNYYRIRENLEQAILDDLLGPAGGEYEEIDEMRVSDRYLVGLLAPTDRRIRPEELEETREQIDELAVAGSGTAEEGTTENSIPPAEKMFPSSMGMTFCVDGTAKAIKIKAGWGQYERIASETIFKEDGKSPKTVWKRTPISGVSNPILLKAGNIPAWIIHPDYEKVIVSGQIRKQGNDWIVTLFLINGQQEPDRLVDKAWLFQPQLIVESADNYQPDIFIKRRQNRQLGKLDPALFAEEQAMAMLYRNCVEFAVGHGTGVHTETLPENPHRAIRLSTKVVPAYEVPQTTPPKVEEIPGLAGLVLDMKQLAEIPDLSTALGSLTTAYTEWISQQTATISDPASGLAEYQDAAKTAMENCEIALQRIQAGIDLLQTDNNAAEAFRFMNRAMWQQRIHSIYAENKRRGDSDKIEEIDIPKNRTWRPFQLAFILLNLPSITQLDHRDRCHPTEAIADLLWFPTGGGKTEAYLGLTAYTIGLRRLQGTIAGRSGEAGVAVLMRYTLRLLTLQQFQRATALICACEEIRRQDEQKWGKEPFRIGLWVGMKTTPNRTEQSEEILKQKFGQYQPSSSGSPHQLTNCPWCGSNIDPGKQHIKVESFAKGQGRTLIYCGDALGRCLFTQKQSPTEGLPIVVVDEEIYRRLPTLLIATVDKFAQMPWNGAVQMLFGKVDGYCTRHGFRSPEIEDSDSHPAKHGLPTAKTIPTNFLRPPDLIIQDELHLISGPLGTLVGLYETAVDKLASWEVNGKIVRPKVIASTATIRQARDQVHNLFLRQVQVFPPQGLNITDNFFSRQRVPSANSPGRRYLGICATGRRLKAALIRVYTAVLAASQDLFEKKGDIVDPWMTLVGYFNSMRELGGTRRLVDDDIQSRLGKTDQRGLAKRLRIEVEELTSRKNSTDIPIVLDWLETPFSSEKPQKNNKRKPLDVLLATNMISVGVDVKRLGVMVVTGQPKTTAEYIQATSRVGRTFPGLVLTVYNWARPRDLSHYEQFEHYHATFYQHVEALSITPFAPRAVDRGLAALLVSLIRLAGSELNANHKAGTISRDHPFVQAAIDTICNRAWAVGDSKTRDLVKQELQAKLDYWLEIAGNPIGGRSLKYQTQKDGLTITLLEQPGQSNWQPFTCLNSLRNVEPTIALILDDRLPDDDYRPPQPLDESSQID; encoded by the coding sequence ATGAACATTCTTCAACTTCCTTCTATCCTTCCCGGCGACTTAGACTTAGCAGCCATTAACCAACAATTGCGCGAACGGACTGCTCAATTAGATTGGAGTGCCGTTGTGTCCGCCCCAGAAGCACACCTCGCTATTCTGTTAGAAGGGTTAAAACTGGATCAAGATGCTGATGTGCTGGACTTGGAAGACAGCACGATGTCTGAAACCATTGCTCTGAGGGTAGTTGAGGTTCTGCAAAACACCAAACCCAAAACAAAGAAATCCTCTTCTCAACCAAAGCCTGCATCTCCGGTAACACCGGCAGTTTGGAAACAAAGCCCTCCGCCAGAACCACCACTCGTAACATCAGAAGCGCCAGAAACAGAGGAACCAGCCAGCGTTTCAGAAATAGTGCCGGTTGTTTCCTCAGCCGCCACTGAAAAAGCCGAAAAGTCATTAAAATTAGCGATAACAGAAAGTAATTCCCAGCCAATTTTAGAACGGTCAAATTATTATCGAATTCGGGAAAATTTAGAACAAGCAATATTAGATGATTTATTGGGGCCGGCGGGGGGAGAATATGAAGAAATAGACGAAATGCGAGTCAGCGACCGCTATCTTGTTGGACTCCTCGCACCAACAGATCGCCGCATTAGACCCGAAGAATTAGAAGAAACACGCGAACAAATAGACGAATTAGCAGTAGCAGGTAGCGGTACAGCAGAAGAGGGAACTACAGAAAATAGCATTCCCCCTGCTGAAAAAATGTTTCCCTCTTCAATGGGAATGACTTTTTGTGTAGATGGAACTGCCAAAGCAATTAAAATAAAAGCCGGTTGGGGACAGTATGAACGCATTGCCAGCGAAACAATTTTCAAAGAAGATGGTAAAAGTCCTAAAACTGTCTGGAAACGTACCCCAATTAGCGGGGTTTCTAATCCCATTCTTCTCAAAGCAGGAAATATTCCCGCTTGGATAATTCACCCCGACTATGAAAAAGTGATTGTCTCAGGACAAATTCGTAAACAGGGTAATGATTGGATTGTTACTTTATTCTTAATAAATGGACAACAAGAACCAGATAGATTAGTAGATAAAGCGTGGTTATTTCAACCCCAACTCATTGTAGAATCTGCCGATAACTATCAACCGGACATCTTCATTAAAAGGCGACAAAATCGCCAACTGGGTAAACTTGACCCCGCCTTATTTGCAGAAGAACAAGCAATGGCGATGCTGTACCGTAACTGTGTAGAATTCGCTGTTGGACATGGTACAGGAGTGCACACCGAAACTCTACCCGAAAATCCCCATCGCGCCATCCGCCTTTCTACTAAAGTCGTTCCCGCTTACGAAGTTCCCCAAACAACACCGCCAAAAGTTGAAGAAATACCCGGACTGGCGGGGTTAGTTTTAGATATGAAACAATTGGCAGAAATTCCTGATTTATCAACGGCTTTAGGTTCTTTAACTACTGCTTACACAGAATGGATTTCTCAACAAACTGCTACAATTTCTGACCCTGCCTCTGGTTTAGCAGAATATCAGGATGCAGCAAAAACAGCAATGGAAAATTGTGAGATTGCTTTGCAACGCATTCAAGCAGGAATTGATTTATTACAAACCGATAACAACGCCGCCGAAGCTTTCCGTTTTATGAACCGCGCCATGTGGCAACAACGGATACACTCAATTTATGCTGAAAATAAACGGCGCGGTGATAGCGATAAAATAGAGGAAATTGATATCCCCAAAAATCGCACCTGGCGACCTTTTCAATTAGCTTTTATTTTACTTAATCTTCCCAGTATTACCCAATTAGATCATAGAGATAGATGTCACCCAACAGAAGCAATTGCCGATTTACTGTGGTTCCCCACCGGCGGCGGTAAAACTGAAGCATATCTGGGATTAACAGCCTACACTATTGGTTTGAGAAGATTGCAAGGAACAATTGCTGGTCGTTCTGGGGAGGCCGGTGTTGCCGTTCTGATGCGCTATACCCTCCGCTTATTAACATTACAACAATTCCAACGCGCCACAGCTTTAATTTGTGCGTGTGAAGAAATTCGCCGTCAAGATGAGCAAAAATGGGGAAAAGAACCTTTCCGAATTGGGTTATGGGTGGGAATGAAAACTACTCCCAATCGTACAGAACAAAGCGAAGAAATTCTTAAACAAAAATTCGGACAATATCAACCAAGTAGCAGCGGTTCTCCCCATCAATTAACAAATTGTCCTTGGTGTGGTTCTAACATTGACCCTGGCAAACAACATATTAAAGTTGAATCTTTCGCCAAAGGACAAGGACGCACTTTAATTTACTGCGGTGATGCTTTAGGAAGATGTTTATTTACCCAAAAACAGTCACCGACAGAAGGTTTACCGATTGTCGTTGTAGATGAAGAAATTTATCGCCGATTGCCAACTTTATTGATTGCAACTGTTGACAAATTTGCCCAAATGCCCTGGAATGGTGCAGTGCAAATGCTATTTGGAAAAGTAGACGGATACTGCACTCGTCACGGTTTCCGTTCCCCTGAAATAGAGGATTCTGACTCACATCCAGCTAAACACGGGCTTCCCACCGCTAAAACAATTCCTACTAATTTTTTACGACCGCCTGATTTAATTATTCAAGATGAATTACACTTAATTAGTGGCCCTTTAGGTACTCTTGTCGGACTGTATGAAACAGCAGTTGATAAATTAGCTTCTTGGGAAGTGAATGGTAAAATCGTCCGTCCCAAGGTAATAGCTTCTACTGCAACAATTCGACAAGCGCGTGACCAAGTGCATAACCTATTTTTGCGGCAAGTGCAAGTTTTTCCACCTCAAGGATTAAATATCACAGACAACTTTTTCTCTCGCCAACGTGTTCCTTCAGCAAATTCTCCAGGTCGGCGCTATTTAGGCATTTGTGCCACAGGAAGGCGATTAAAAGCAGCATTAATTCGGGTTTATACAGCAGTGTTAGCAGCATCGCAAGATTTATTTGAAAAAAAAGGAGATATTGTTGATCCTTGGATGACTTTAGTCGGTTATTTTAATTCAATGCGGGAACTGGGAGGAACCCGGCGTTTAGTTGATGACGATATCCAATCTCGGTTAGGAAAAACAGACCAAAGAGGTTTAGCAAAACGCTTACGAATTGAAGTAGAGGAACTAACTTCTCGCAAAAATTCTACGGATATACCGATTGTATTGGATTGGTTAGAGACTCCTTTTTCTTCAGAAAAACCACAAAAAAATAATAAGCGTAAACCTTTAGATGTTTTACTCGCTACTAACATGATTTCTGTTGGTGTAGATGTAAAACGTTTAGGCGTAATGGTGGTAACAGGACAACCAAAAACTACTGCTGAATATATCCAAGCTACCTCGCGGGTAGGGCGTACTTTTCCGGGGTTAGTTTTAACAGTTTATAACTGGGCACGACCTAGAGATTTATCTCACTATGAGCAATTTGAACATTATCATGCTACCTTCTATCAGCACGTTGAAGCCCTTTCTATTACTCCTTTTGCCCCCCGCGCCGTTGATAGAGGATTAGCTGCTTTGTTGGTTTCCTTAATTCGTTTAGCCGGTAGCGAATTAAATGCCAATCATAAAGCCGGAACAATTTCCCGTGATCATCCATTTGTGCAAGCGGCTATTGATACAATTTGTAATCGGGCTTGGGCGGTAGGAGATAGCAAAACCCGTGATTTAGTTAAACAGGAATTACAAGCAAAACTCGACTATTGGTTAGAGATAGCAGGTAATCCTATTGGGGGTAGGTCTTTAAAATATCAAACTCAGAAAGATGGTCTTACCATCACATTATTAGAACAACCTGGGCAAAGCAATTGGCAACCATTTACCTGCTTAAATTCTTTACGAAATGTAGAACCAACTATTGCTCTAATTTTAGATGATCGTCTTCCCGATGATGACTATCGTCCACCCCAACCGCTTGATGAAAGTTCTCAAATTGATTAA
- a CDS encoding UvrD-helicase domain-containing protein, with amino-acid sequence MPFELIHKPTFTNQLFAIPKERILQILEKIEVLRDDPKPHGNLKKKLHGYKGDVYRLRSGDYRIIYTYGDKWVALLGVDARKDVYKGSKLVAETNPLDVSNLPDLSDVLTPNATPTPQPQNASKEILLPVQLTEELLTRLLVPNEYFPILLSCRTLDELLSVDIPSLLIERIFDCITSPNFDRVLDQPSFVTGNTGDLLRFTEGELLGFLLKLNPEQEKFVTWALNASGPTLLKGGPGTGKSTVALYRVQALIEILKKSGVSEPKILFTTYTNALIAYSEQLLQSLLGEDARYVEVKTADKVAWELLSHNPNNLKPAESGQLRTLIKQILPHAIATLEGNTFQCQAQTQTLQRLTIDYLLEEIGTVIEGRGIKTLNGYQTTPRTGRAIALNKLQRQAIWHLRQHLYQKLADAGLETWHQLRSRAVECLQTLKNPPIYDAVLIDETQDLEPNALRLLIGLCRAPNRLFVTADANQSIYGSSFRWSDVHQDLKFAGRTGILYLNHRTTKEISEAAHNYLANGILEDEIIERAYVHTGPPPAVRSVSNRYDEGELVKQFCQAAAHEFRLGIHACAVLTPTERAGKKLAEQLNYLGLKADFMSSRELDLNRQGVKVLTLKSAKGLEFPITVIAGFLDAPYPTIPKGTPEEEIAELLARERRTLFVGMTRAMRALLVIVPQQTPSPLLQNFNPDLWNLGTTA; translated from the coding sequence ATGCCCTTTGAACTCATCCATAAACCAACTTTCACAAATCAGCTATTCGCTATTCCAAAAGAGCGGATTTTGCAGATTTTAGAGAAAATTGAAGTCCTACGAGATGATCCTAAACCTCACGGTAATTTAAAGAAAAAACTGCACGGCTACAAAGGGGATGTTTACCGCTTGCGTTCTGGAGACTACCGCATCATCTACACCTACGGCGATAAATGGGTGGCCCTCTTAGGCGTAGATGCCCGTAAAGACGTTTATAAAGGCAGCAAACTCGTTGCCGAAACAAACCCCCTTGATGTCAGCAACTTACCCGACTTGTCAGATGTCCTAACACCCAACGCTACCCCCACCCCTCAACCTCAAAACGCTTCAAAAGAAATCCTGCTACCCGTCCAACTCACCGAAGAATTACTGACTCGATTACTCGTACCTAACGAATATTTTCCTATTCTTCTCTCCTGTCGCACCCTGGATGAGCTATTATCCGTTGATATTCCTTCCCTATTAATTGAGCGGATTTTTGACTGCATTACCTCCCCCAACTTTGACCGCGTACTAGACCAACCCAGCTTTGTTACAGGTAACACCGGCGACTTGCTACGCTTCACAGAAGGCGAACTGTTAGGCTTTTTGCTCAAACTCAACCCCGAACAGGAAAAATTTGTCACCTGGGCACTCAACGCCTCTGGCCCTACTTTACTCAAAGGCGGGCCCGGTACAGGAAAAAGCACCGTCGCCCTCTATCGCGTCCAAGCCTTAATTGAAATCCTCAAAAAAAGCGGTGTCAGCGAACCCAAAATTTTATTTACCACCTACACTAACGCCCTGATTGCCTACAGCGAACAACTGCTACAAAGCTTATTAGGTGAAGATGCCCGATATGTCGAAGTCAAAACCGCCGATAAAGTGGCCTGGGAATTACTTTCTCACAACCCCAACAACCTCAAACCCGCCGAATCTGGGCAACTACGAACATTAATCAAACAAATCTTACCCCATGCAATCGCCACCTTAGAAGGCAACACATTTCAATGTCAAGCGCAAACCCAAACCCTACAACGCCTGACTATAGACTACTTACTGGAAGAAATTGGCACAGTCATCGAAGGAAGGGGAATCAAAACCTTAAACGGCTACCAAACAACTCCCAGAACCGGACGAGCAATCGCTCTTAATAAATTACAACGGCAAGCCATCTGGCATCTACGCCAACACTTATATCAAAAGCTGGCTGATGCGGGGCTGGAAACCTGGCATCAACTGCGGAGTCGGGCTGTGGAATGCCTGCAAACCCTAAAAAATCCCCCCATCTATGATGCCGTCCTCATCGATGAAACTCAAGACCTCGAACCCAACGCCCTACGCTTGCTTATCGGGCTGTGTCGCGCCCCTAACCGCCTGTTTGTTACAGCAGATGCCAACCAATCCATCTACGGCAGCAGTTTTCGTTGGAGTGACGTGCATCAAGACTTAAAATTTGCCGGTCGCACCGGCATCCTATACCTCAACCACCGTACCACGAAAGAAATCAGCGAAGCCGCCCACAATTATCTGGCCAATGGCATCCTAGAAGATGAAATTATCGAACGCGCCTACGTTCACACCGGCCCACCCCCAGCCGTCCGCAGCGTAAGCAACCGCTATGATGAAGGCGAACTGGTAAAGCAGTTTTGTCAAGCAGCCGCCCACGAGTTCCGCTTAGGTATTCATGCCTGCGCCGTCCTCACCCCTACCGAACGCGCCGGGAAAAAACTTGCCGAACAACTCAATTATCTGGGTTTAAAGGCAGACTTTATGAGTAGTCGAGAGTTAGATTTAAACAGGCAGGGAGTCAAAGTCTTAACACTCAAATCTGCCAAGGGACTCGAATTTCCGATTACTGTTATTGCCGGTTTTCTGGATGCTCCTTATCCTACAATTCCCAAAGGTACCCCAGAAGAGGAAATTGCAGAACTCCTGGCCCGCGAACGCCGCACTTTATTTGTGGGCATGACGAGAGCAATGCGAGCACTACTGGTAATTGTCCCCCAACAAACCCCCTCTCCACTGCTGCAAAACTTCAACCCTGACTTGTGGAATTTAGGTACAACGGCATGA
- a CDS encoding endonuclease domain-containing protein, with the protein MSNSPSSQSPGNPHPNPLPQPNNPLPSPLPEGEGVRGVEFQSPLSQGERGLGGEGEISKLAGKNRRIPEALLQRARELRKQQTPAEKLLWQCLRNRQLLNAKFRRQHNIDRFIADFYCHEARLVIEVDGSIHETRKTEDSIRDDWMQQHGFTVLRFTNQEVVNETENVLYAIAATLQSNT; encoded by the coding sequence ATGTCAAATTCCCCATCATCTCAAAGCCCTGGGAACCCTCACCCAAACCCTCTCCCTCAGCCTAACAACCCTCTCCCCAGCCCTCTCCCAGAGGGAGAGGGAGTAAGAGGAGTCGAATTCCAGTCCCCCCTCTCCCAAGGGGAGAGGGGGCTAGGGGGAGAGGGCGAAATCTCCAAACTCGCTGGAAAGAACCGGCGCATCCCAGAAGCACTACTCCAACGCGCCAGAGAACTCCGCAAACAACAAACTCCCGCAGAAAAACTCCTCTGGCAATGTCTGCGAAATCGACAATTACTAAACGCAAAATTTCGCAGACAGCACAATATTGATCGCTTCATTGCTGATTTCTACTGTCACGAAGCAAGACTTGTTATTGAAGTAGACGGCAGCATTCACGAAACTCGAAAAACAGAAGATTCAATCCGCGATGATTGGATGCAACAACATGGTTTTACAGTGCTGCGATTTACCAATCAAGAGGTAGTGAACGAGACAGAAAACGTACTATATGCTATTGCAGCCACCCTCCAAAGCAATACATAA
- a CDS encoding Eco57I restriction-modification methylase domain-containing protein, giving the protein MSTARHHAEWLSLVEASGPFLSLPVLLKVFPSGLDAHDPEHLKLLRLAYQEWQDNQFGARPEKAIHRAWVEFVLGQSLELPDEVLLEGQRIPPGLQVSVAEHGETLRPDWVIVNPQGTADAGKPRLLVQIVPAQQDLEKPLAGQRWKASPATRMMELLHAGNVRLGLVTNGEHWMLVNAPRGETTGFISWYATLWLEEHLTLRAFRSLLGVRRFFGVNDSETLETMLSQSITDQQEVTDQLGYQVRRAVEVLVQALDRIDQDRNRSLLKNISETQLYEAALTVMMRLVFLFAAEERKLIPSAGGETLYNDNYAVSTIAAKLRSDADKFGEEVLERRSDAWCRLLATFRAVFGGIRHDLLDIPAYGGSLFDPDRFPFLEGRAPATDWKSTAAEPIPVNNRIVLHLLEALQVLQIRVGGSLEPRRLSFRALDIEQIGHVYEGLLDHTAVRASAPILGLIGTREREPEVALAELEGLQALGEEYLVKALKEQSNKTPAALKKALSAEILPRMQERLRVACNNDEELYQRVLPFAGLIRLDTLEYPVVIPTGSVYVTQGSNRRETGTHYTPRSLTEPIVQYTLEPLVYEGVAEGKPKSEWRLKSAKDLLKLKVCDMAMGSGAFLVQTCRYLAERLVEAWETAERENPGKVVIAPEGTLSQFRPDECPIPKDNDERLTVARRIVAERCLYGVDKNPLAAEMAKLSLWLITLAKGRPFTFLNHALKWGDSLLGVTDAQQIEFFNLNPKEGNQLSIISAVCRPLLEEAIAKRQELEGFSVNDIRDLQRKDELLREAEKALNQVRFIGDLLVGEALMQAGKTGDLVVEDLGVLSQQVAGVFAIEGEERQREIKVYYDKSERMLNIGKPKEQPPRKTFHWALEFPEVFLIGSSEKAGFDALVGNPPFQGGQKITGVLGTDYRDFLVEKIANGKRGSADLCAYFFLRAQQLLNSRGGFGLVATNTIAQGDTREVGLDQLVANNCVISRAVPSRKWEGSASLEVAHVWLIKGNWQAEFILDEKPVEGITAFLTTPGKILGNPYRLLGSQSKSFKGTEVHGMGFVLTPEEARVLIEKDPRNKDVLFPYLNGEDLNSRPDQSPSRWVINFKDWPLNAEYDDPKNPKGRPYAVDYPDCLEIVEKKVKPERDEKAKGNSTDRDVAKRWWQFKRPTTELYDVMADKTKVLTTARVSPSNAVDWLTTGIIFSEKLILFPDDSNYIFTIMQSSFHWEWARQYTSTLGGTTLNYSPSDVFETFPFPPSISNLEEIGEKYYTHRQSIMQTRQEGLTKTYNRFHNPEETAADIEQLRSLHIEMDNAVAAAYGWQDIDLGHDFHQTKQGLRFTISETARREVLDRLLLLNHERYAEEVAQGLHDKGKKKGKASPRKKASVEPETQYEQISLF; this is encoded by the coding sequence TCCCAGTGGCTTAGATGCCCATGACCCAGAACACTTGAAGCTGTTACGGTTAGCTTATCAAGAATGGCAGGATAATCAATTTGGGGCGCGTCCTGAAAAAGCGATACATCGGGCTTGGGTGGAGTTTGTGTTGGGGCAGAGTTTGGAATTGCCGGATGAGGTATTGTTAGAAGGGCAGCGTATCCCCCCCGGCTTGCAAGTAAGCGTTGCAGAACATGGCGAAACCCTCCGTCCTGATTGGGTAATTGTAAATCCTCAAGGCACAGCAGACGCCGGCAAACCTCGGTTATTAGTTCAAATTGTACCGGCTCAACAGGATTTAGAGAAACCTTTGGCGGGACAACGTTGGAAAGCCAGCCCTGCTACTCGGATGATGGAATTATTGCACGCGGGTAATGTGCGGTTGGGGCTGGTGACAAATGGCGAACATTGGATGCTGGTGAATGCGCCGCGTGGGGAAACAACCGGCTTTATTTCTTGGTACGCAACGCTTTGGTTAGAAGAACATTTGACGCTGCGGGCGTTTCGGAGTTTGTTGGGAGTGCGGCGGTTTTTTGGTGTCAATGACTCCGAAACGCTGGAAACCATGCTCTCCCAGAGTATCACTGACCAACAGGAAGTTACAGACCAACTTGGGTATCAGGTACGGCGGGCTGTAGAAGTGTTGGTACAGGCTTTAGATCGTATTGATCAAGATAGAAATCGCAGTCTTTTAAAGAATATCTCGGAAACTCAGCTTTATGAAGCGGCGCTAACCGTGATGATGCGGTTGGTGTTTTTGTTTGCGGCTGAGGAACGCAAGTTAATTCCTTCGGCGGGGGGAGAAACTCTTTATAACGATAATTATGCCGTTTCTACGATTGCGGCTAAGTTACGCAGCGATGCGGATAAGTTTGGTGAGGAGGTGTTGGAACGTCGCAGCGATGCTTGGTGCCGGTTGTTGGCGACATTTCGGGCCGTTTTTGGGGGAATTCGCCATGATTTGTTGGATATTCCCGCCTATGGGGGAAGTTTATTTGACCCCGATAGATTCCCATTTTTAGAAGGAAGGGCACCGGCTACCGACTGGAAAAGTACGGCTGCTGAACCCATTCCAGTGAATAATCGGATTGTGTTGCATTTGTTGGAAGCTTTGCAAGTTTTGCAAATTCGCGTCGGGGGAAGTTTGGAACCTCGCCGTCTTTCGTTTCGGGCGTTGGATATTGAACAAATTGGTCATGTTTACGAGGGTTTACTTGACCATACCGCAGTTCGGGCGAGTGCGCCGATTTTGGGTTTAATTGGTACGCGGGAACGGGAACCGGAAGTAGCGCTGGCGGAATTGGAGGGGCTGCAAGCCCTGGGTGAGGAATATTTGGTCAAAGCGCTCAAAGAACAGTCGAATAAAACCCCTGCTGCTTTAAAGAAGGCGCTCTCAGCAGAGATTTTACCCCGGATGCAGGAGCGTTTGCGGGTGGCTTGTAATAATGATGAGGAGTTGTATCAGCGGGTTTTGCCGTTTGCCGGTTTGATTCGGTTGGATACTTTGGAATATCCGGTTGTGATTCCGACGGGTAGCGTTTATGTGACTCAAGGTTCTAATCGGCGGGAAACCGGCACCCATTACACGCCGCGTAGTTTGACGGAACCAATTGTGCAATATACCCTCGAACCTTTGGTTTATGAAGGGGTGGCTGAGGGGAAACCAAAATCTGAATGGCGGCTGAAATCTGCTAAGGATTTATTAAAGCTAAAAGTCTGCGATATGGCGATGGGAAGTGGGGCGTTTTTGGTGCAGACTTGTCGTTATTTGGCAGAACGTTTAGTGGAGGCGTGGGAAACAGCAGAACGGGAAAATCCGGGTAAGGTTGTGATTGCACCAGAGGGGACTTTATCTCAGTTTCGTCCTGATGAATGTCCGATACCTAAAGATAATGACGAACGGTTAACGGTGGCGCGGCGCATTGTGGCGGAACGCTGTCTTTATGGTGTTGATAAAAATCCTTTGGCGGCGGAGATGGCGAAGTTATCTTTGTGGTTGATTACTTTGGCTAAGGGGCGACCGTTTACGTTTTTGAATCATGCTTTGAAATGGGGTGATTCGCTGTTGGGAGTGACGGATGCCCAGCAAATTGAGTTTTTTAATCTTAACCCGAAAGAGGGAAATCAATTATCGATTATTTCGGCAGTTTGCAGACCTTTGTTAGAGGAGGCGATTGCTAAACGGCAAGAGTTAGAAGGGTTTTCGGTTAATGATATTCGGGATTTGCAGCGGAAGGATGAGTTATTAAGGGAAGCGGAAAAGGCTTTAAATCAAGTGCGGTTTATTGGGGATTTGCTGGTTGGGGAAGCTTTGATGCAAGCGGGGAAAACGGGGGATTTGGTGGTTGAGGATTTGGGTGTTTTGTCTCAGCAGGTGGCGGGTGTTTTTGCGATAGAAGGTGAGGAAAGACAGCGGGAAATTAAGGTTTACTATGATAAGAGCGAAAGAATGTTAAATATTGGAAAACCTAAAGAACAACCGCCTAGGAAAACTTTTCATTGGGCGTTGGAGTTTCCAGAGGTGTTTTTAATTGGAAGTTCTGAGAAAGCCGGTTTTGATGCGTTGGTGGGAAATCCTCCGTTTCAGGGAGGGCAAAAAATTACAGGTGTTTTAGGGACAGATTATCGAGATTTTTTAGTAGAAAAAATTGCTAATGGAAAAAGAGGAAGTGCTGATTTATGTGCTTACTTTTTCTTAAGGGCGCAACAGTTACTTAATTCTCGGGGTGGGTTTGGTTTAGTTGCTACAAATACAATTGCCCAAGGTGATACTCGTGAGGTTGGTTTAGATCAATTAGTTGCTAATAACTGTGTGATTTCTCGTGCTGTTCCTAGTCGTAAATGGGAGGGTTCTGCTAGTTTAGAAGTGGCTCATGTTTGGCTAATTAAAGGAAATTGGCAGGCTGAGTTTATTTTAGATGAAAAGCCGGTTGAGGGAATTACTGCATTTTTGACAACGCCGGGTAAAATCTTAGGGAATCCTTATCGTTTATTAGGTAGCCAAAGTAAATCTTTTAAGGGAACAGAAGTTCATGGTATGGGTTTTGTTTTGACTCCAGAGGAAGCACGAGTCTTGATTGAAAAAGATCCTCGCAATAAAGATGTTTTATTTCCTTATTTGAATGGCGAGGATTTGAATTCTCGCCCAGATCAATCTCCGAGTCGTTGGGTGATTAATTTTAAGGATTGGCCTTTGAATGCTGAGTATGATGATCCGAAAAATCCAAAGGGTAGACCTTATGCTGTTGATTATCCTGATTGTTTAGAAATTGTAGAAAAAAAAGTTAAGCCAGAGAGAGATGAGAAAGCAAAAGGTAATTCTACAGATCGTGATGTAGCCAAACGTTGGTGGCAATTTAAAAGACCAACGACAGAACTATATGATGTGATGGCAGATAAAACAAAAGTTTTAACTACTGCTAGAGTGAGTCCAAGTAATGCTGTAGATTGGCTTACAACAGGGATAATTTTTAGTGAAAAACTTATTTTATTTCCAGATGATTCTAATTATATTTTTACAATTATGCAAAGTAGTTTCCACTGGGAATGGGCACGACAATATACTTCAACTCTTGGCGGTACAACTTTAAATTACTCACCTTCAGATGTCTTTGAAACCTTCCCTTTTCCCCCATCAATTTCAAACCTAGAAGAAATAGGCGAAAAATATTACACCCACCGGCAAAGCATTATGCAAACACGCCAAGAAGGATTAACCAAAACCTACAACCGCTTCCACAACCCCGAAGAAACCGCCGCCGATATTGAACAACTGCGTTCATTACACATAGAAATGGATAACGCCGTCGCCGCCGCCTACGGTTGGCAAGACATAGACTTAGGGCATGATTTCCACCAAACTAAACAAGGATTGCGCTTCACCATCAGCGAAACCGCACGCCGGGAAGTGCTAGATAGACTTTTGCTGCTGAATCACGAACGTTACGCCGAAGAAGTCGCCCAAGGGTTGCACGATAAAGGGAAGAAAAAGGGGAAGGCAAGCCCTAGGAAAAAAGCTAGTGTAGAACCAGAAACTCAGTATGAACAAATTTCTCTGTTTTAA